One Brachybacterium aquaticum genomic region harbors:
- the rph gene encoding ribonuclease PH, whose product MSSQTLTTAGDRVDGRTPDQLREVRITRGWIEQAEGSALIEFGRTRVLCTASFTEGVPRWKQGSGSGWVTAEYAMLPRATNTRSPRESVKGKIGGRTHEISRLIGRSLRAVIDLDALGENTIQLDCDVLQADGGTRTAAITGAYVALADAITWAKRHTSLPAAKEVLTDTVSAISVGIVDGRPLLDLEYREDVAADTDMNVVVTGSGGFVEVQGTAEGVPFDRSELGTLLDLATTGCARLAGIQRDALAAQA is encoded by the coding sequence GTGAGCTCCCAGACCCTGACCACCGCCGGCGACCGCGTCGACGGCCGCACCCCCGACCAGCTGCGCGAGGTGCGCATCACCCGCGGTTGGATCGAGCAGGCCGAGGGCAGCGCGCTCATCGAGTTCGGCCGCACCCGCGTGCTGTGCACCGCCTCGTTCACCGAGGGCGTCCCGCGCTGGAAGCAGGGCTCCGGCTCCGGCTGGGTCACCGCCGAGTACGCGATGCTGCCCCGCGCCACCAACACCCGCTCCCCGCGCGAGAGCGTGAAGGGCAAGATCGGCGGCCGCACCCACGAGATCTCCCGCCTCATCGGCCGCTCCCTGCGCGCCGTCATCGACCTGGACGCGCTCGGCGAGAACACCATCCAGCTCGACTGCGATGTGCTCCAGGCCGACGGCGGCACCCGCACCGCCGCGATCACCGGCGCCTACGTCGCCCTCGCCGACGCGATCACCTGGGCCAAGCGCCACACCTCCCTGCCCGCCGCGAAGGAGGTGCTCACCGACACTGTCAGCGCCATCAGCGTCGGCATCGTCGACGGCCGCCCGCTGCTGGACCTCGAGTACCGCGAGGACGTCGCCGCGGACACCGACATGAACGTCGTCGTCACCGGCTCCGGCGGTTTCGTCGAGGTGCAGGGCACCGCCGAGGGCGTCCCCTTCGACCGCTCCGAGCTCGGCACCCTGCTCGACCTTGCGACCACCGGCTGCGCCCGGCTCGCCGGGATCCAGCGCGACGCCCTGGCCGCGCAGGCATGA
- the rdgB gene encoding RdgB/HAM1 family non-canonical purine NTP pyrophosphatase has translation MSAGASGPTEPRPTEPAVEVPAGARVVLASHNAKKLRELQRILAAAVPGLAPEQVISSAGLALPDVVEDEVTFEGNALLKARSAAAATGLLAVADDSGLAVDVLGGAPGIFSARWSGRHGDDEANNDLLLAQLSDVPDRHRTARFVCAAALVAPDGTETVERGEMTGVLLRERHGEGGFGYDPLFRPDGQDRSSAELSPEEKDAISHRGKAFRAIAPHVAALLG, from the coding sequence ATGAGCGCGGGCGCGAGCGGGCCGACGGAGCCCCGGCCGACGGAGCCGGCCGTCGAGGTCCCCGCGGGGGCGCGGGTCGTCCTCGCCTCCCACAACGCCAAGAAGCTGCGCGAGCTGCAGCGTATCCTCGCCGCCGCCGTGCCGGGCCTCGCGCCCGAGCAGGTGATCTCCTCGGCCGGGCTCGCCCTGCCGGACGTGGTGGAGGACGAGGTGACCTTCGAGGGCAACGCCCTGCTGAAGGCGCGCTCCGCCGCCGCGGCCACCGGGCTGCTCGCCGTCGCCGACGACTCCGGTCTCGCCGTCGACGTGCTCGGCGGTGCGCCGGGCATCTTCTCCGCGCGCTGGAGCGGACGGCACGGGGACGACGAGGCGAACAACGACCTGCTGCTCGCCCAGCTCTCCGACGTCCCGGACCGCCACCGCACCGCCCGCTTCGTGTGCGCGGCGGCGCTGGTCGCCCCGGACGGCACCGAGACCGTCGAGCGCGGCGAGATGACCGGGGTGCTGCTGCGCGAGCGGCACGGCGAGGGCGGCTTCGGCTACGACCCGCTGTTCCGCCCCGACGGGCAGGACCGCTCCTCCGCCGAGCTCAGCCCCGAGGAGAAGGACGCGATCTCCCACCGCGGGAAGGCGTTCCGCGCGATCGCCCCGCACGTCGCCGCGCTGCTGGGCTGA